TAATCCTTCAATGAATTTCCATGCATCCGTATAGATTCTTCGGCTATTTAATGCAGTTGTCAGATCATCCATCTGAATCCGGCCCTCTTTAATCTTTTGTAAGTAAAAAGAAGTAGGTAAAGTCATCTGAATACCTCCTGCCGCTGCTAGTTCTTGGGCTACTGAACTGAACTTTTTATCAGTAAATCCGAGATATGGATTTACGGCAACAAAGTTTTCCAAAGGCCACACTGGTGCAATTTTTTTACAAGCTGTTCTCAAAGTGTTTACCAGCCGCTTTTGATCAGCATTCAGCTTTTTGAAGATGTCCACTTGACTGTTAGCTATGTTTAAGTCTTTCATGATGTTCGGATTGAGAATGAGGGAGGTTAGACGGTCTCAACTAGAGGTTTTTTGATTTCTACCTGTTGGTGATTGATTTGCTCAAGGCTCTCTATCACTTGAGGTTTGCGCTCTGTTCCATGAGAGTATAGCGAACGCACCGTTCGGTCAAAAACGGTATTTACATATAAACCATTTCTCAAATGGATCGCCCAAGCTCTAGTGAATGGTGATGTCGAAATGAGGGGGGCAATGATTTGGATAAATACTGTGCCTGTGAAAATCAGTAGGATACCACCCATTAGAATGGTTTCCGGTGTTCCTGGAATGGCCAATACGGGCAGCTCATTTGCCAATATGAAGTGCATTCCCGATTCCAAGGTAAAGAATGCAGTCGTGACAACGAGAGAAAGAAAAGATGCCCTCAAAATCAACTTCATGCTTCCATTCGAATCCAATGCGGAAGTAAAGAGTCTGGAAAGCCCCAATGCTATTATTCCGCCGATTATTAGAAGCGAACGTTCTTTTATCGGGTCAATTCCCCAAAGGATAGCGAATCCAGTGTAAACACCAAGACCTAGTAGTATTCCAAGTGCAATTCTAACAGGGCTACCAATCCTTTTAGCCGATTTTACTTTGGCTGATCGAATGGTGTCAATCACACTACCCGATGATAGGAATGAATGAGCTTTATAGAAGGAGTGGGCTACCAAGTGCAGCATAGCTGCTGCATAAGCCCCGAGTCCGCAAGTCATTAAGCTGAAACCCATGTGAGCGATGCTTGAATAAGCCAAGGCCGTCTTGACTGAGGTTTGAGTAAGGAAGACGACTGACGCAAACAGTGCAGTAAACCCTCCAATGCCGATTAGTACCATTGACGCATAAGTACTCGCGTCCATGACGTAGGCCATTCTGATGATAAGAAATGGTCCTGCGTTGAGTAATCCTGCATGCAGCAACGCCGACACCGGAGTCGGTGTTTCCATCACCTCTATTAACCAACCATGCGTAGGAAATTGTGCGGACTTTAGCAATGCGGCTCCTGCGAGCAGACCTGCAACAGTTTCAATTCCTTCGGGAGTTTGACCTGAGGCAATGGCTGTTTGTAGTGAATCAAAAATGCTTTCCAGATTGCCTGTACCATAGAGAGTGTAGAGCAAAACGGTCGCTGCTAGGAGACAAGCATCACCCAACCGCGCAAGGATAAACTTTTTACGCGCGGAGATGATCGCGCCCGGTCGCTCTTTGTAAAAAACCAAAAGGCGATGCAGAGACATGCTGGTGAGAACCCATGATAGAAAAAGAATGGCGAGATTCCCAGAAAGAACCAGAAGTTGAACGGATGCCATAGTGGCCGCAAGCCGGCCGATAAATGCACCTTGTCTTTCGTCGCCATCTAAGTAGTTCAGGCTAAAGCGCACCACGATAAAACCAATGAGTGCAATCATGCCAAACATTAGGGTGCTCACCGAATCAAAACGCAAGCTGAGGCCAAGGCCTTCTATGTCAATAAACGAAGTTTCAAGCATTCCATACTCGAACACAAAAAAACCGCTGATTGCGGCTATTACAATGCTGATCCAAGTGGAGACTACTGCCATCTTTTTCACAGTAGACGGACGTAAACCTCGCTCAAACCACGAAACCAAAGCAGTAAGAGCAAATATTACAGGTGATGCTACTGCAATCAGAGATATTAAGGATTGATTCATTGCTTAAATGTTTTGGTTGAGTTTTCCGTCTAGAGAAATTCTATTGTTACGCTAGATTTTAAGCGTAAAGTCTTGCCTTTTTCTTCCGCCAATTGAATAAGTTCTTTGATGGCAGTTTTACTCTGCTTCAATTCTTCCGTGCGCTTTACTGATTTTTCATGTACTTGACCAAATCTGATCTCAGTACTGAAAGTCTTCAACTCATGGAAGTTGATTTTCTTATCAATTAAATAATTAAGAATTTCCAAGGCTTCTTCGGGTGTGAAGTCTCCTTTAATCAGATCGTAATCTGCTTTTTCAACTAATTTGTTTCCTTGTAATTCGGGTGATGAATTTGTCATGATTTTTTTTGTTTGTGGGGCAAAGGTTAGAAAGTTGATCCATATATTTGCATTTATATTTATTATGATGTGTATAAACGATAGTTTATGAACTATACCATTCATCAGCTTCAAATATTTCTGAAAGTTGTACAGACACGTAGTATTACCAAAGCTTCGGAAGAGTTATTTATGACTCAGCCTGCCGTATCCATACAGTTAAAAAAGTTGCAAGACCAATTCGAGATTCCGCTGACAGAGGTTATCGGTCGGCAGCTATATATCACTGATTTTGGAAAAGAAATAGCAGTGATCGCCGAGCGCATGGTACAGGAATTGGAAAGTATTAATTATAAAACTCAGGCTTTCCAGGGCATCGTGACGGGAAAGCTGCGCATTTCTGCTGCCTCTACCGGTAAGTATGTCATTCCATTCTTTTTAACGGAGTTTCTCGAAAAACACAAGGGAATAGACCTCTTACTGGACGTGACGAACAAAACAAAGGTGGTTGATAGCCTGAAAAAGAATGAGATCGATTTTGCCTTGGTGTCTGTATTGCCCGAAAAGTTGAATGTAGAAGAAGAAATCCTGATTGAAAACAAGCTTTATTTCATCGGAAATCAAGTGGAGAGAAAGGAGAACAAGCCCCTTATCTATAGGGAAGAGGGCTCTGCCACAAGGGCTTCGATGGAATCCTATTTTGTTTCTCGTGAAGGACAGCAGCGAAAGCAGATGGAGCTTACTTCAAACGAGGCCGTAAAACAAGCAGTTATCGCAGGACTGGGCTATTCCATAATGCCTTTAATTGGGATACAAAATGAACTGCTAAACGGGCAAATGCATATTCTAGAAGCCGAGGGATTGCCTATCACAACAGAATGGAGATTGATTTGGCTGAAAGGGAAAAAGCTATCTCCCGTGGCTCTAACCTATCTTGAATTTGTCAGGGCAGAAAAACAAAGAATACTAATCGATCATTTTGATTGGTATATGAAGTATGAGCAAGCCTCTGGAAAGTAGTCTTGGAAACTTTTTGGGAGGCTTGTAAAAAGATCTTCCCAAATAAAAGAGGCATTGAAAGTTGCCTTTTTTGTTAGTCCTGATTTCTTTGTGATGTCTTACGGGATGGCATCTATAGCCAGCTTATACCACTTTCCTCAGTACCTCAAGGGGAGGCTTATTTAAAATACTACGGCTATTGCTGAGTCCGATTAATACGGTGAGCGAAGTGATGGTAAGGTAAACCCCGAGAAGGACCAATAAATCGGGCGTGAGAGTGGTTTCGAAACTGAGCCAAGCCAATAGGCTTCCTGCCATCAAAGCAATTACAATACCCGACATGGCCGCCAAGCTTCCCAATAGAAAATACTCCATGGCATTAATCAGAAGTATCTGATTTCGCCGAGCGCCGAGGGTGCGTAGTAAAACACTCTCTTGCATGCGTTGGTATTTGCTGATAAGCACTGAGCCCGTGAGCACCAGCAATCCGGTGAATATGCTGAAGAAGGCCATAAAACGAATGGCAAAGCTCACCTTGGAAAGCACCGTGTCGATGGTTTCCAATACCAATTGCAGGTCAATGACGGATATGTTTGGGAATTGCTTTACCAATTTTTGCTGAAAAGAAGCGGATTGATCGGGTGATTCAAACCGCGTGAGCAGAACGTGAAATTTCGGGGCATTTTCCAATACTCCTTTCGGGAACACTACCAGAAAATTGGTTTGCATTCGCTGCCAATCTACTTCTCGAATACTCCCCACATAGGTTTTCAAGCGAGCGCCTTGTACATTGAAAATGAGTTCATCACCGAGATCTACGTTCATGTCTTCACGAAGTCGCTTCTCGAGTGACACGAAAATGCTGTCGCCGCTTCCTTTGTAATTTTCCTGCCATTGACCGCTCAGCAATGTTTCCGATTCGCTGAGGCTGTCACGGTAGCTCACACGGTACTCCCTGCTCAAAACCCAGTCGCGGATGTTGGCAGTAGTATCGGCTCTCAACTCTTCTATGCCCCGGCCTTTAATGCCTTCCAGTCGCATAGTGACGATGGGCACTTCACTGATCACGGGTAGGCCACTTTTCTGGGTTAGTTCCCGCACATTTTCTACCTGATTTGATTGGATATCAAAAAGTACCATGTTGGGGCGGCTCTCGGGTGCGGAGGTCAACTTCACCTTGTCGACAAGAAGCTCCTGACTGATAAAAAGCGTAGTGATCAGAGCGGTTCCCAGCCCAATGGTGACCACCAGAATGAGTGTTTGATTATTCGGTCGGTAGAGATTGGCCAAGCCCTGCCGCCATACGAAAGGGCTCCTCGAAGGGAAAAAGCGCTTGGCGAAATAGATGGCTAGTTGCGCCAGCCCCGCCAAGATGGCGAAAGCTACCAGAATGCCTAGCGAAAAAGAAAGGGCACTGCTCCACTCGTTGAGCTGCAATCGCGAAAAAATAAGGATAAAGACGAGAATTCCTGCTCCCGCCACCCATGGCGCTTTATCCTTAACGGCCGGCTCAAGGGAAGTGCGAATGGCCCTAAGTGGCGATATCTTTCGTAAACGCACCAGGGAAAGAAGAGCAAATAGCACGGCGGCAATCACTCCAGTGAGAATGCCTTCGAGAATAGAAGACCAGCTGAGACTAATAGCCACATCTACCAAAAGGAAATCGTCGAAAAGAGCGGGTAGAAAATACTGAATGGCCGCCCCCAGCGATGCTCCTAGCACTGACCCGATTAGGGCCATTGCCAGCACTTGGATCAAGAAAATGGCCATTGCTTGCCGACCCGAAGCACCGAGAACGCGGAGAACCGCCACTGCCGTGGTTTTTTCTTTGAGGTAAATATGGACGGAACCCGCCACACCAATACATCCCAAGATGAGAGCTACGAAAGCCGTCAGGTTCAAAAAACCCGTAAGGTCTGAATAAGCATCTCCAATTTCCTCTTTTCGCTCAGCCACATCATCGAAACTCAATTCGGTTGTTTCGAGCCAAGGTGAGAGGTATTCTGTAAAAACGGCATTGTCAAATCCCTCGGGATACTTTGCGTAAATCTTATAATTAATTCGGCTTCCCAATTGATTCAGCCCCGTTTCTTCCATCAGGCGAAGGGGAATGAAAACGGGAGGTGCAACCGTGGTGGTGATGGCAGATTGCCCGGGCACTTCCAGCACGCTACCTTCGATGAGGAAGGTCACTTCTCCAACCTTCACTGAATCGCCGGGAAAGGCGTCAAATTGGAGCAAGAGTGTTTGATCTATTAAGGCTTTTTGCCCTTCGGTAAACTTGGTCGCTTTGCCGGCAGGCTCGGTAATGATCTCTCCGTAAAAGGGAAAGTTCTCTTCCACCGCTCGCACGTTGATGAGTCTCGTGCCGTCATTCTTGGGAAAGTAAACCATGGAGGCAAAGCTCATTTCCTCAGACATTTCAAATCCGAGCGAGTCAAAACGTTGCCTCACTTCATCAGGAATCGGCGTGCGGCTACTTATTTCGAGGTCGGCGCCGAGCAGTGCTTTGGCTTCTCCATCGATCTCATCGTTTAGGTTTTCGCCAAAGGAATTGATGGCCACCAAGGCGGCAATACCCAAAACGATGCTACTCATAAAAAGGAGAAGTCGCGAGGCATTTCTGCGGCTGTCGCGCAAAGCCATTTTTGTCAACCAACCGAATCCTGCTTTATTCGTTCCCATCACGATACGGAGTCGGCTAAGGTGTCGGAAAACAATTTTCCGTTTTTCATGTGTATTATCCGTCCGGCGCGTTGCGCCAGATCAAGGTCGTGGGTAACGAGGATCAATGTCGTTCCGGCATCGGTATTGAGTCGGAAGATCAATTCTTCTATGGTGGTGCCCGTCTCGCCGTCTAGATTTCCAGTGGGCTCATCGGCGAAGAGTATAGAAGGCTCATTGGCAAAAGCCCGTGCAATCGACACTCTTTGCTGCTCCCCGCCTGAAAGCTGGGTGGGGTAGTGGCCTCCTCTATCGGCCAATCCTACTTTTTCGAGCAAGTCATTTGCCTTTTTTCGAGCCTTTTTGTCACCCTTCAATTCCAATGGAATCATGACATTTTCTAAGGCAGTAAGCGTAGGAAGCAGGTTGAAACTTTGAAAAATAAACCCCACATGAGCACTGCGCACCTGTGCTTTTTCATCCTCGCTGAGTTTGTCGAGCGAAATTCCGTTGAGGGTAACCGAGCCCGAGGAAGGTACGTCTAGGCCCGCCGAGAGTCCTAGCAAGGTGGTCTTACCACTCCCTGAAGGCCCCACAATTGCGCAAGTAGATCCGCGTTTCACATCGAGACTCACTTTGTTGAGTACAGTCAACTGTCGAGATCCGCTTTTGTAGTTCTTCGTAAGTTCGCGTATCCGTAAAATGGGCTCGTTATTCATGGAAATATGGGGTTTCGGATAAAAGGAATAGTTTCAAAACCGACAAAGCTACCGGATGTTTTGTTTGATAGATATCGATTATGCTAATTAACAATATTAAACTGCTCGTCGTCACCACGGGACTCTTGGTTTTTTCTGCTTGTGGTGATACCGCTCCAAAGGAGGAGACGGCAAAAACGACTCAATCTACCACAGTAAATACGGAGCGAGCTGAGGACAAACAGGTGATTCTCTTTTTTGGCAATAGCCTCACGGCGGGTTATGGCGTGAAAACAGAGGAAAGTTTTCCTGCCTTAATCCAACAGCGCATCGACTCGCTTGGGTTAAACTATGAGGTGATCAATGCAGGTGTAAGCGGTGAGACAACTGCTACGGGTCTCAATCGCCTCGATTGGGTACTCGGTAATTATGAGGTGAATATTTTCGTGCTCGAACTGGGCGCCAATGATGGATTACGCGGCCTCCCGCCCGAGCAGACTCAAAAGAACCTACTGGAAATCATCGATAAAGTGCGTGCGCTAGAGAAAGGGGTAGAAGTAATTCTGGCAGGTATGATGGTGCCACCGAGCATGGGCTCAGAATACATGGCAGCTTACAACCCCATTTTCAAAGAAATCGCTCTTAACAAGGACATCGAACTTATCCCTTTTCTTTTGCAGGGAGTCGGAGGAATAGATTCACTTAATCAAGATGATGGGATACACCCTAACCCTAAGGGAAATCTTATTGTACGCGAAAACGTGTGGGAAATATTGGGGCCTATGCTTGAGCAATAGTCGCTATTCTTATTAAAGTCGAGGATCAACAAGCTTTTCAATAAAAAAAGGCACCGAGCGGTGCCTTTTGATTATAGTCCTAATTTCTTCGCAATGTCTTTCGGGATGGCATCTTTGTGGAGGTAGATGTTCATCGTTTTCAACTTTGCGTAAGCTTCGCTGGCAAAGAAGTAGCCGTCGAGGTTGTTGTACTTCGTTCCCCAAGAGTTCTTCACGAGGAAGTACTTGTCGCCGTTTTGGTCTTCTACGATTCCCGTGATTTGCATACCATGATCGTCGGTGGTTTGCCAATTGTCAAATTGCTCTTGGCGCATTTCCTGATCCACATCCAATTGCTTTACAGGTGTTTCAAAAGCATTGGAGATTTTGTCTGCACCTGCATCGTTAAACTGGTTGTTGTCTTTTCCCTTTACATCAATGGTCGATTCGTCTTCCGGAAGAATTGCCAACCCCTCTCTGAAGGCAAAACCCTTTTCCGATACATCTGCACCCCATGCAAATGAGTAGCCATTCATCACCGACTCTTCCATCACGCGCATCAATTCCTCGATGGGCAAATTGTAGCTCTGGACGTGCAACCAATTATCGGGAATTTCCAGTACAAACTTCTCATAAAACGGATGGTGCGTGTAGCTGGTGATGGACACGTAATCGTCCATGTTCAAGCCCAAATCTTCAGCATAGGTTTTAGGAGTGTAGCGCTTTCCGCGGTATTCAAACTCTGATGGTACCTCCCCAAGGTAAGCTTCTACTACTGCGTCGTAGCCTTTTTGCCAGCTTGTAGTAAGATTCTTTTGTTTGTTTTCTACTACCGCTTCCACATAGGCTGTCAATATATTGTCCAGTTCCGAGTGGTTGTGGGTTTCTGTGCCGTACTCCAATCCGTCATAGACTTCTTCGGGTACCATTCCGTACTTTTCCCACACGTGGGCAATGTCTACAAAAGCACCACCTGCACCAAAATTAGTGTGGCCATGCATCCGCACGTATCGATCTGCTTTTTCCTTGTAGGTATTGTTTACTACGTACATCTCGCTTAGGTTGTGTTCACCTGCACCTGTCCGAATGAGTTCGCTTTCGAAAAAGCCTAAAGCAGAAAAGCTCCAGCAAGTTCCGGTGCGGTTTTGATTCTGAACCGGGGTAGCTTCGATGTCTTTCACTACTGTGAATGAATAGCCGCTTTCGGGCTTTATTTTGATGGTTTCACCGTCTTGCGCACTCGCGCTCAGGGTAATCGCCAAAGCCGTAGCCCCGAGTATAAATTTGTTAGGCATGTATTTATTGAATTTTAGGAACGCCAATTTACAATAAATGATTGTAGGTGTGACCGGCTACAGCTAGTTGATAAGTGAACCAGAGCGCAGCAAAAGGTTTTACAGGGTTTTGATTTACGCTGAGTTCACCGAGAATTTTTTAACGTGTAGGGTGTTTTAGAGTTCACCGAGGATCGCATGTGCGATCGAGGGAGTTAGCCGAGCCGGGTCATTCGCTTGAGCTTGTAATGCTTATAGCTCTGTGATCTCCCTTGAGCTTCAGCGAACTCAGTGTTCTCGCAGAAAACTAACACGCTCTGCGATTAATTCTCTGTGGGCTCGGTGTAAAATATCTTATAACCCAATTCACATCGCCAAACCAATAAAGCTCTATTGGCTATTGCGCTGCGATGTAGGGCAATGGCACAGGGGCATTCTCAAATTTTTTTGCAAAATCAATTCAGAAACCTCAGAACATATCGCCAATCAGATTGTCTATTTTTGCACCATGCCCGAATCGACCCCAGCTACTATTTCCATCGATCGAAAGTCCATCCCTTACCAAGAGACGGGATACTTTGGAAAAGCCATTCTCGACTACCTCCGAGATGCCGATCAGCTCAAGCCCTTTTACGGCCGACGGCCCGAGATCGAATCCTTCGAGGCTCAACTCAAAGAGAAGTCAGCGAGTTACGGCTTTCGCGACCTCTTGGTGAGTGCCCTCAAAGACCAATATGCCAA
The nucleotide sequence above comes from Cryomorphaceae bacterium 1068. Encoded proteins:
- a CDS encoding aminopeptidase — translated: MPNKFILGATALAITLSASAQDGETIKIKPESGYSFTVVKDIEATPVQNQNRTGTCWSFSALGFFESELIRTGAGEHNLSEMYVVNNTYKEKADRYVRMHGHTNFGAGGAFVDIAHVWEKYGMVPEEVYDGLEYGTETHNHSELDNILTAYVEAVVENKQKNLTTSWQKGYDAVVEAYLGEVPSEFEYRGKRYTPKTYAEDLGLNMDDYVSITSYTHHPFYEKFVLEIPDNWLHVQSYNLPIEELMRVMEESVMNGYSFAWGADVSEKGFAFREGLAILPEDESTIDVKGKDNNQFNDAGADKISNAFETPVKQLDVDQEMRQEQFDNWQTTDDHGMQITGIVEDQNGDKYFLVKNSWGTKYNNLDGYFFASEAYAKLKTMNIYLHKDAIPKDIAKKLGL
- a CDS encoding LysR family transcriptional regulator, coding for MNYTIHQLQIFLKVVQTRSITKASEELFMTQPAVSIQLKKLQDQFEIPLTEVIGRQLYITDFGKEIAVIAERMVQELESINYKTQAFQGIVTGKLRISAASTGKYVIPFFLTEFLEKHKGIDLLLDVTNKTKVVDSLKKNEIDFALVSVLPEKLNVEEEILIENKLYFIGNQVERKENKPLIYREEGSATRASMESYFVSREGQQRKQMELTSNEAVKQAVIAGLGYSIMPLIGIQNELLNGQMHILEAEGLPITTEWRLIWLKGKKLSPVALTYLEFVRAEKQRILIDHFDWYMKYEQASGK
- a CDS encoding arylesterase; amino-acid sequence: MLINNIKLLVVTTGLLVFSACGDTAPKEETAKTTQSTTVNTERAEDKQVILFFGNSLTAGYGVKTEESFPALIQQRIDSLGLNYEVINAGVSGETTATGLNRLDWVLGNYEVNIFVLELGANDGLRGLPPEQTQKNLLEIIDKVRALEKGVEVILAGMMVPPSMGSEYMAAYNPIFKEIALNKDIELIPFLLQGVGGIDSLNQDDGIHPNPKGNLIVRENVWEILGPMLEQ
- a CDS encoding proton-conducting transporter membrane subunit → MNQSLISLIAVASPVIFALTALVSWFERGLRPSTVKKMAVVSTWISIVIAAISGFFVFEYGMLETSFIDIEGLGLSLRFDSVSTLMFGMIALIGFIVVRFSLNYLDGDERQGAFIGRLAATMASVQLLVLSGNLAILFLSWVLTSMSLHRLLVFYKERPGAIISARKKFILARLGDACLLAATVLLYTLYGTGNLESIFDSLQTAIASGQTPEGIETVAGLLAGAALLKSAQFPTHGWLIEVMETPTPVSALLHAGLLNAGPFLIIRMAYVMDASTYASMVLIGIGGFTALFASVVFLTQTSVKTALAYSSIAHMGFSLMTCGLGAYAAAMLHLVAHSFYKAHSFLSSGSVIDTIRSAKVKSAKRIGSPVRIALGILLGLGVYTGFAILWGIDPIKERSLLIIGGIIALGLSRLFTSALDSNGSMKLILRASFLSLVVTTAFFTLESGMHFILANELPVLAIPGTPETILMGGILLIFTGTVFIQIIAPLISTSPFTRAWAIHLRNGLYVNTVFDRTVRSLYSHGTERKPQVIESLEQINHQQVEIKKPLVETV
- a CDS encoding FtsX-like permease family protein; amino-acid sequence: MGTNKAGFGWLTKMALRDSRRNASRLLLFMSSIVLGIAALVAINSFGENLNDEIDGEAKALLGADLEISSRTPIPDEVRQRFDSLGFEMSEEMSFASMVYFPKNDGTRLINVRAVEENFPFYGEIITEPAGKATKFTEGQKALIDQTLLLQFDAFPGDSVKVGEVTFLIEGSVLEVPGQSAITTTVAPPVFIPLRLMEETGLNQLGSRINYKIYAKYPEGFDNAVFTEYLSPWLETTELSFDDVAERKEEIGDAYSDLTGFLNLTAFVALILGCIGVAGSVHIYLKEKTTAVAVLRVLGASGRQAMAIFLIQVLAMALIGSVLGASLGAAIQYFLPALFDDFLLVDVAISLSWSSILEGILTGVIAAVLFALLSLVRLRKISPLRAIRTSLEPAVKDKAPWVAGAGILVFILIFSRLQLNEWSSALSFSLGILVAFAILAGLAQLAIYFAKRFFPSRSPFVWRQGLANLYRPNNQTLILVVTIGLGTALITTLFISQELLVDKVKLTSAPESRPNMVLFDIQSNQVENVRELTQKSGLPVISEVPIVTMRLEGIKGRGIEELRADTTANIRDWVLSREYRVSYRDSLSESETLLSGQWQENYKGSGDSIFVSLEKRLREDMNVDLGDELIFNVQGARLKTYVGSIREVDWQRMQTNFLVVFPKGVLENAPKFHVLLTRFESPDQSASFQQKLVKQFPNISVIDLQLVLETIDTVLSKVSFAIRFMAFFSIFTGLLVLTGSVLISKYQRMQESVLLRTLGARRNQILLINAMEYFLLGSLAAMSGIVIALMAGSLLAWLSFETTLTPDLLVLLGVYLTITSLTVLIGLSNSRSILNKPPLEVLRKVV
- a CDS encoding ABC transporter ATP-binding protein, which translates into the protein MNNEPILRIRELTKNYKSGSRQLTVLNKVSLDVKRGSTCAIVGPSGSGKTTLLGLSAGLDVPSSGSVTLNGISLDKLSEDEKAQVRSAHVGFIFQSFNLLPTLTALENVMIPLELKGDKKARKKANDLLEKVGLADRGGHYPTQLSGGEQQRVSIARAFANEPSILFADEPTGNLDGETGTTIEELIFRLNTDAGTTLILVTHDLDLAQRAGRIIHMKNGKLFSDTLADSVS